In a single window of the Terriglobus roseus genome:
- a CDS encoding cell envelope integrity protein TolA translates to MAQLETPPGEDSSQETARPNDTPSAVSGGRRFRSGRYEELHQHELVMLLDEVDAERSRARFRESVYISVIVWLILGWVIVYGPRYLWHPPVIVQAPPDRRSAMTDLDTPPDLKKFTKPTRPTPNISEKSTSSQSPKPSPQAPEPRAGNPAPPAPKPTPQPAQPRQQTPQPQQPQPQPQQQQQPQQQPRNTPPTPQPSRTAPPLADAPSASPTANRNIFGGQKSAGESIADAARGARSGEGGDYGSTGRGQQGGTKQGVQVLSDMQGVDFSKYLARLLSDVRRNWLPLIPEECRPPLNKQGITGVRFTILPDGHIAPNSMKLDYSTHDVAIDRAAWGSITGLGQAQPLPKEFHGPNLELRIEFRINKDGQGDAQ, encoded by the coding sequence GTGGCCCAACTCGAAACACCTCCCGGCGAGGACAGCTCACAGGAAACAGCACGGCCCAACGACACGCCCAGCGCGGTGTCCGGCGGCCGCAGGTTTCGTAGTGGCCGTTACGAAGAGCTTCACCAGCACGAACTGGTGATGCTGCTGGACGAAGTGGACGCGGAACGATCCCGCGCGCGCTTTCGCGAGTCTGTCTATATCTCGGTTATCGTCTGGCTGATCCTTGGCTGGGTCATCGTCTATGGTCCGCGCTACCTCTGGCACCCGCCGGTTATCGTGCAGGCACCGCCGGACCGCCGCAGCGCAATGACCGACCTGGACACGCCGCCGGACCTGAAGAAGTTCACAAAGCCGACGCGGCCGACGCCCAACATCAGCGAGAAGTCCACCAGTTCACAGAGTCCCAAGCCCAGCCCGCAGGCTCCGGAGCCGCGCGCCGGCAATCCAGCGCCTCCCGCGCCGAAGCCCACGCCTCAGCCGGCACAGCCGCGGCAACAGACGCCACAACCTCAGCAGCCACAGCCTCAACCCCAACAGCAACAACAGCCCCAACAGCAGCCGCGCAATACACCGCCGACGCCTCAGCCCAGCCGGACTGCACCGCCGCTCGCTGACGCGCCTTCCGCTTCTCCGACCGCCAACAGAAACATCTTTGGCGGTCAGAAGAGTGCGGGTGAGTCCATCGCCGATGCGGCACGCGGCGCGCGTAGCGGTGAGGGTGGTGACTACGGCTCAACCGGTCGTGGCCAGCAGGGCGGTACAAAGCAGGGCGTACAGGTCCTGTCGGACATGCAGGGAGTCGATTTCAGCAAGTACCTCGCACGGCTGCTGAGCGATGTGCGGCGCAACTGGCTGCCACTGATCCCGGAAGAGTGCCGGCCCCCGTTGAACAAGCAGGGCATCACCGGCGTGAGGTTCACCATTCTTCCAGACGGCCACATCGCTCCGAACTCGATGAAGCTCGACTACTCTACGCATGACGTCGCCATCGACCGCGCCGCCTGGGGCTCCATCACCGGCCTCGGTCAGGCGCAGCCGCTGCCGAAAGAGTTCCACGGCCCCAACCTCGAACTCCGCATCGAATTCCGCATCAACAAAGACGGCCAGGGCGACGCGCAGTAG
- the miaA gene encoding tRNA (adenosine(37)-N6)-dimethylallyltransferase MiaA, whose product MVTVEPLLVVLVGPTGSGKTALSLALAERLGGEVVSCDSVAVYREMELGTAKPSREERTRVPHHLIDVAWPSEEYTAGDYGRAAREAVAGIAVRGHVPIVAGGTGLYLRALLDGLSPVPQRDEALRDRLRAAADRRGPALLHRVLRRLDPANAAKIHANDLPKLIRAIEVSVMEGRPMSEAWSDRRPQPLTGFRVVQLGLMPDRAALYERINARCAAMYADGLVQETRALVAKYGSTRALGALGYAEAQAVLRGEMTEPEAVERAQIGHRNYSKRQGTWFRRDPRIQWIEGFGGEVLEEALHMIEATNG is encoded by the coding sequence TTGGTAACGGTAGAACCCCTGCTCGTAGTCCTTGTTGGTCCCACCGGCAGCGGCAAGACCGCTCTCTCGCTTGCGCTTGCAGAGCGCCTTGGGGGTGAGGTCGTCTCGTGCGATTCCGTCGCCGTCTATCGCGAGATGGAGTTGGGCACCGCCAAGCCCTCGCGAGAGGAGCGCACACGCGTGCCGCACCACTTGATTGATGTCGCTTGGCCCAGCGAAGAGTACACCGCGGGCGACTACGGTCGCGCCGCACGCGAGGCAGTCGCCGGCATCGCGGTGCGAGGACATGTGCCCATCGTTGCGGGAGGAACCGGTCTTTACCTGAGAGCGTTGCTCGATGGATTAAGCCCGGTACCGCAGCGTGACGAGGCCCTGCGCGACCGCCTGCGAGCAGCTGCGGACCGGCGAGGCCCCGCGTTGTTGCATCGCGTGCTGCGGCGGCTTGATCCCGCGAATGCAGCGAAGATTCATGCAAACGACCTGCCGAAACTGATCCGAGCGATCGAGGTTTCAGTGATGGAAGGACGTCCGATGAGCGAAGCATGGAGCGATCGCCGGCCGCAGCCGCTCACTGGCTTCCGCGTAGTGCAACTGGGGCTGATGCCCGATCGAGCGGCGCTCTACGAACGCATCAACGCACGCTGCGCCGCGATGTATGCGGATGGCCTCGTCCAGGAGACGCGTGCACTGGTTGCGAAGTATGGTTCCACACGAGCGTTGGGAGCTCTCGGCTACGCGGAGGCGCAAGCGGTTCTTCGCGGTGAGATGACCGAGCCAGAAGCGGTCGAGCGCGCCCAGATCGGCCATCGCAACTACAGCAAGCGGCAGGGCACATGGTTTCGGCGGGACCCGCGTATCCAATGGATTGAAGGCTTCGGCGGCGAAGTGTTAGAAGAAGCTCTGCACATGATCGAAGCAACAAACGGTTGA
- a CDS encoding porin family protein, with translation METRDPTSSQSCRRCVLIAALLVAISIAPRMKAQASAPTASRTADLQLGGGFALAAPDYGPGIKGFTLYGTYDFRTHLGVEFDFHQLSSHTGSDLYERSYEMGPRYVWHLGHGLNPYVRVMYGRGVFNFPANIANLAYNMGVAGGGVDIHVHKHVNVRAEYEYQKWFGFPPHGLTPQMVTIGAAYHF, from the coding sequence ATGGAAACTCGAGACCCAACTTCCTCGCAGTCCTGCAGGCGCTGCGTTCTCATTGCCGCGCTGCTGGTTGCGATATCAATCGCGCCGCGCATGAAGGCGCAGGCATCCGCACCGACGGCCAGCCGCACGGCCGACCTGCAACTCGGCGGAGGCTTCGCCCTCGCAGCTCCGGATTACGGCCCGGGCATCAAGGGCTTCACGCTCTACGGCACGTACGACTTCCGCACACATCTAGGCGTTGAATTCGACTTCCACCAGCTTAGCTCCCATACCGGCAGCGACCTGTACGAACGCAGCTACGAGATGGGTCCGCGTTACGTGTGGCATCTGGGGCATGGACTGAACCCGTACGTGCGAGTCATGTACGGGCGCGGCGTCTTCAACTTCCCCGCCAACATCGCCAACCTGGCCTACAACATGGGTGTGGCCGGCGGAGGGGTCGATATCCATGTGCATAAGCATGTGAATGTCCGCGCCGAGTATGAGTATCAGAAGTGGTTTGGCTTTCCGCCGCATGGACTTACGCCGCAGATGGTGACCATCGGCGCGGCTTACCACTTCTAG
- a CDS encoding aldo/keto reductase codes for MEFRQLGKSGLQVPVLCFGTGTFGGSTDFFKAWGSTDVAEARGLIDICMDAGVNFFDTADVYSNGHSEEILGAAIAHLPRESVLISTKATFPFGDGPNNMGSSRFHLTSQINGSLKRLNVDYIDVFHMHGFDALTPMEETLSTLNDFVREGKIRYIACSNFSGWHLQRSLDISAQYGWARYAAHQVYYSLIGRDYEHELMPLGVEEGVGALVWSPLGWGRLTGKIRRGQPPAEGSRAKEGTAGGPVVDDEYLYTVVEALDAVAAETGKSVPQVALNWLLRKPTVSSLIVGARNADQLRANLAATTFTLSTDQVAKLDQASQRPLPYPYWHQRQFAVRNPAPPSYR; via the coding sequence ATGGAATTTCGACAGCTTGGAAAAAGTGGTTTGCAGGTGCCGGTGCTCTGCTTCGGTACGGGGACGTTTGGTGGATCAACAGACTTCTTCAAGGCTTGGGGCTCGACCGACGTGGCCGAGGCGCGTGGCCTGATCGACATATGCATGGACGCCGGTGTCAACTTCTTCGACACGGCGGACGTGTATTCGAACGGTCACTCGGAGGAGATTCTTGGCGCGGCCATCGCTCACCTGCCCCGCGAGTCGGTACTGATCTCAACGAAAGCGACCTTCCCATTCGGTGATGGACCGAACAACATGGGATCCTCGCGCTTCCATCTCACGAGCCAGATCAATGGAAGTTTGAAACGTCTCAACGTCGACTACATCGACGTCTTCCACATGCACGGTTTCGACGCGCTGACACCGATGGAAGAGACCCTGAGCACGCTGAACGACTTCGTTCGCGAAGGCAAGATTCGCTACATTGCCTGCTCCAACTTCAGCGGTTGGCATCTGCAGCGTTCGCTCGATATCAGCGCGCAGTATGGCTGGGCGCGTTACGCCGCCCACCAGGTCTATTACTCGCTGATCGGCCGGGACTACGAGCACGAACTGATGCCGCTTGGGGTAGAGGAGGGCGTCGGCGCGCTCGTCTGGAGCCCGCTTGGCTGGGGTCGACTAACGGGCAAAATCCGCCGCGGACAGCCGCCAGCCGAAGGCAGCCGGGCGAAGGAGGGTACCGCGGGCGGTCCCGTGGTCGACGACGAGTATCTTTACACCGTAGTGGAAGCACTCGACGCGGTCGCAGCAGAGACCGGCAAGTCTGTCCCTCAGGTGGCACTGAACTGGCTGCTGCGTAAGCCAACGGTCAGCAGCCTGATCGTCGGCGCACGCAATGCCGATCAGCTGAGAGCGAATCTCGCTGCTACCACCTTCACCCTGTCAACAGATCAGGTTGCGAAACTGGATCAAGCCAGCCAGCGGCCGCTCCCATACCCCTACTGGCATCAGCGCCAGTTCGCCGTGCGCAACCCCGCGCCGCCCAGCTACCGCTAG
- the hslV gene encoding ATP-dependent protease subunit HslV: MQSSSGGRSGAPTRNTPMPISSSNPNPAAHPYDQADGRRIRSTTVLCVRRNGSVVMAADGQVTLGSAVMKSSAKKLRRLYQDKVLAGFAGSTADAFSLFSRFESKLEQFAGNLPRAAVELAKDWRTDKLLRQLEALLLIADKDHMYLLGGNGDVIEPDQIEGGAIMTIGSGGSFAQAAAQALLENTELSARQIVEKSMKIAAEICIYTNENITVEEL, translated from the coding sequence ATGCAATCTTCTTCCGGCGGCCGCTCCGGCGCGCCCACGCGCAACACTCCTATGCCGATTTCCTCTTCTAACCCGAACCCTGCTGCGCACCCGTACGACCAGGCAGACGGCCGCCGCATCCGCTCGACAACGGTCTTGTGCGTGCGTCGCAACGGCTCCGTCGTCATGGCTGCGGATGGCCAGGTAACCCTCGGATCTGCTGTGATGAAATCCAGCGCGAAGAAGCTGCGCCGCCTGTACCAGGACAAGGTGCTGGCCGGTTTCGCGGGATCGACGGCTGACGCGTTCTCACTCTTCTCGCGTTTCGAGAGCAAGCTGGAGCAGTTCGCCGGCAACCTGCCGCGCGCCGCGGTTGAGCTCGCCAAGGATTGGCGCACCGACAAGCTGTTGCGCCAGTTGGAGGCTCTGCTGCTGATCGCGGACAAGGACCACATGTATCTCCTCGGCGGCAATGGCGATGTCATTGAGCCGGACCAGATTGAAGGTGGCGCGATCATGACCATCGGCAGCGGCGGCAGCTTTGCCCAGGCCGCGGCGCAGGCACTGCTTGAGAACACCGAGCTTTCTGCCCGCCAGATCGTCGAAAAGAGCATGAAGATCGCGGCTGAGATCTGTATCTACACAAACGAAAACATCACCGTGGAGGAACTCTAA
- the hslU gene encoding ATP-dependent protease ATPase subunit HslU: MAIYLPGVAEDQAVNLEEMTPREIVAELDKYVVGQHAAKRAVAIALRNRQRRQKLPPEIADEIMPKNIIMIGPTGVGKTEIARRLAKLTNSPFLKVEASKFTEVGYVGRDVESIVRDLVETSIEMVREEKLEEIEDKAEMVAEERLLDLLLPPAPLDTLKASQEQKPEDQAQAAAAVPVAIDFDAAAAKPEEPKSLDSTREKLRTQFREGKLDDRMVDIDARDRNQPAFEIVGVGGSEDADVNLKDLLPGLFGSRSRKKKMKVSEAFEYLISEEEGRLIDMDQVTRTAIERVEDSGIVFLDEIDKIAGREGGHGPDVSREGVQRDILPIVEGTTVNTKYGFVSTDHILFIAAGAFHVSKPSDLIPELQGRFPIRVELQSLTVEDFIRILTEPKSSLVKQSIALLETEGLRLEFKPEALEEMANFAFSVNETTENIGARRLHTIMERVLDEISFQAPDLIKNAKPAENGVVAQVEPSTLQKPKGTPETEPPQHPLPVIERQVEGGVERVVVIDPEYVRQQVAAIVKNQDLSRYIL, translated from the coding sequence ATGGCGATCTACCTCCCCGGAGTTGCAGAAGACCAGGCCGTCAATCTGGAAGAGATGACCCCGCGCGAAATCGTTGCGGAGCTCGACAAATACGTAGTTGGTCAGCATGCGGCGAAGCGTGCCGTGGCCATTGCCTTGCGCAATCGTCAGCGTCGGCAGAAGCTGCCGCCTGAGATTGCCGACGAGATCATGCCGAAGAACATCATCATGATCGGACCGACGGGCGTTGGTAAGACAGAGATTGCGCGACGGCTAGCCAAGCTAACGAACTCGCCGTTCCTGAAGGTGGAAGCCAGCAAGTTCACCGAGGTCGGCTATGTCGGCCGCGACGTGGAATCCATCGTGCGCGACCTGGTCGAAACATCGATCGAGATGGTGCGCGAAGAGAAGCTGGAGGAGATTGAAGACAAGGCCGAAATGGTCGCGGAAGAGCGCCTGCTCGACCTGTTGCTGCCGCCCGCGCCTCTGGATACATTGAAGGCCTCGCAGGAGCAGAAGCCGGAAGATCAGGCACAGGCTGCTGCCGCCGTACCGGTCGCCATCGACTTCGACGCCGCGGCTGCGAAGCCGGAAGAGCCGAAGTCGCTGGACAGCACGCGCGAGAAGCTGCGCACACAATTTCGTGAAGGCAAGCTGGACGACCGGATGGTCGACATCGATGCTCGGGATCGTAACCAGCCCGCGTTTGAGATCGTTGGCGTGGGCGGCAGTGAAGATGCCGATGTGAACCTGAAGGATCTGTTGCCGGGCCTCTTCGGATCGCGCTCGCGCAAGAAGAAGATGAAGGTCTCGGAAGCCTTTGAGTATCTCATCAGCGAAGAGGAGGGCCGCCTGATCGACATGGATCAGGTAACGCGCACGGCGATCGAGCGCGTTGAAGATAGCGGCATTGTCTTCCTGGATGAGATCGACAAGATCGCCGGCCGCGAGGGCGGCCATGGTCCCGACGTCAGCCGCGAAGGCGTGCAGCGCGATATCCTGCCGATCGTCGAGGGCACCACGGTCAACACGAAGTATGGCTTCGTCTCGACGGACCATATCCTCTTTATCGCGGCGGGTGCGTTTCACGTATCGAAGCCGAGTGATCTTATCCCTGAACTGCAGGGCCGTTTTCCGATCCGCGTGGAACTTCAGTCGCTGACCGTTGAGGACTTCATCCGCATTCTTACCGAGCCGAAGTCGTCGCTGGTGAAGCAGTCCATCGCGCTGCTTGAGACCGAGGGTCTGCGCCTTGAGTTCAAGCCGGAAGCTCTTGAGGAAATGGCAAACTTTGCGTTCAGCGTGAATGAGACAACAGAGAACATCGGTGCGCGCCGCTTGCACACCATCATGGAGCGCGTGCTGGATGAGATCAGCTTCCAGGCGCCCGACCTGATCAAGAATGCGAAGCCAGCAGAGAACGGTGTGGTCGCTCAGGTTGAGCCCAGTACGCTGCAGAAGCCCAAGGGCACACCGGAGACCGAGCCACCGCAGCATCCGCTGCCGGTGATTGAGCGGCAGGTGGAAGGCGGCGTGGAACGCGTCGTCGTAATCGATCCGGAGTACGTGCGCCAGCAGGTTGCGGCGATCGTGAAGAACCAGGACCTGAGCCGCTACATTCTCTAA
- a CDS encoding VWA domain-containing protein, with protein MRHKLLSTLRALCLIASLMPVTVHLMAQTPATAPQTDPATAAPVTQPAPASPASSASGQPNSAQPATPAQPGRAADGSFTIRRSARLVVLDVVVTDKSGKVVTDLTRDDFHVTEMDQPQTILNFEDAGRHTVPTTLDINSTADLDRLAPQAPVNILLLDEFNTRFEDMAFARYSLKKILEKQPEKLPTPTMLIAVNLTSFSVLVDYTQDKAKLIGALDHHFVAYPWQVHQGGWIAERFSAAFGTLTRVAEAVTGHPGHKNMIWIGRGFPAYNFVNGPVDTENRVNNAVQLCVNELRDARVTLYTVDPAGLTATPGGGYGPAAAFNDPFGGNYQFSKLAVATGGRTFYGRNDVDAEIANGIRDGAAFYSLTYRPGNDSVDPKKFRRIKITLSRPDLTATTREGYYVQQGPARVNPSNPSRRLAFELMAADSSNMVYDGVPLTLTPDPANPDAFNIHVNGKGLVWTMATDTEARHADVVVIASTFDKKNKQLKQIARSIKVPATADVPPTGPLMRDVNFHFLLDHDPKAVRARFVVRVSATGRIGTADAPMNGATLPPPK; from the coding sequence ATGCGACATAAGCTCCTTTCGACTCTTCGGGCACTCTGCCTCATCGCAAGCCTCATGCCAGTCACGGTCCACCTCATGGCACAAACGCCTGCCACTGCACCGCAGACAGATCCTGCCACGGCCGCACCCGTAACCCAGCCCGCGCCCGCATCACCAGCCTCTTCTGCTTCTGGGCAGCCGAACTCGGCGCAGCCGGCCACCCCGGCACAACCAGGTCGCGCCGCGGATGGCTCCTTCACCATTCGCCGTTCTGCCCGTCTGGTGGTTCTGGACGTGGTCGTCACCGACAAGTCCGGCAAGGTCGTCACGGATCTGACACGGGATGACTTCCATGTCACCGAGATGGACCAACCGCAAACCATCCTGAACTTCGAGGATGCAGGTCGCCACACGGTTCCAACCACGCTCGACATCAATTCCACCGCAGACCTGGATCGCCTGGCACCCCAGGCCCCCGTCAACATTCTTCTGCTGGATGAGTTCAACACACGCTTTGAGGACATGGCCTTCGCTCGTTACTCCCTCAAGAAGATCCTGGAGAAGCAACCGGAAAAGCTCCCCACGCCGACGATGCTGATCGCCGTGAACCTTACCAGTTTCAGCGTGCTGGTGGACTACACGCAGGACAAGGCAAAGCTGATCGGCGCACTGGACCACCACTTCGTTGCGTATCCGTGGCAGGTACATCAGGGTGGCTGGATCGCTGAGCGCTTCAGCGCAGCGTTCGGTACGTTGACCCGCGTGGCTGAAGCAGTCACCGGCCATCCTGGCCACAAGAACATGATCTGGATCGGCCGCGGCTTCCCTGCCTATAACTTCGTCAACGGCCCGGTCGACACGGAGAATCGCGTCAACAACGCAGTGCAGCTCTGCGTGAACGAATTGCGCGACGCGCGTGTGACCCTCTACACGGTAGACCCGGCCGGACTGACCGCGACGCCCGGTGGAGGCTACGGTCCCGCAGCCGCATTCAACGACCCGTTCGGCGGGAACTATCAGTTCAGCAAACTGGCGGTAGCAACCGGCGGTCGCACCTTTTACGGACGCAACGATGTGGATGCCGAGATTGCCAACGGTATCCGCGACGGCGCTGCCTTTTACTCGCTCACCTACCGTCCGGGGAATGACTCGGTCGATCCCAAGAAATTCCGCCGCATCAAGATCACACTCAGCCGCCCGGACCTGACGGCGACGACGCGTGAAGGCTACTACGTCCAGCAGGGTCCGGCCCGCGTTAATCCTTCTAATCCATCGCGTCGGCTTGCCTTTGAGTTGATGGCCGCAGACAGCAGCAACATGGTGTATGACGGCGTTCCGCTCACGCTCACGCCCGACCCCGCGAATCCAGACGCCTTCAACATTCACGTCAACGGCAAAGGTCTTGTCTGGACGATGGCAACCGATACCGAGGCACGCCATGCCGATGTCGTCGTCATCGCCTCAACCTTCGACAAGAAAAATAAACAACTCAAGCAGATTGCACGCAGCATCAAGGTGCCGGCGACTGCCGATGTGCCTCCGACCGGACCACTGATGCGCGATGTGAATTTCCACTTCCTGTTGGACCACGATCCGAAGGCCGTCCGCGCTCGCTTTGTAGTGCGCGTCTCTGCCACGGGCCGCATCGGAACGGCGGATGCCCCCATGAATGGAGCCACCCTGCCGCCGCCGAAGTAG